The Pan troglodytes isolate AG18354 chromosome 1, NHGRI_mPanTro3-v2.0_pri, whole genome shotgun sequence genome includes a region encoding these proteins:
- the LOC469268 gene encoding large ribosomal subunit protein eL20-like, with protein sequence MKALGTQQEYKVVCHCLPTPKCHTLPLYHMQIFAPNHVVAKFHFWYFLSQLKKMKKSSGETVNCGQVFEKYPLWVKNFGIWLRYDSRSSTHNMYREYRDLTTMGVVTQCYQDMGTRYRARAHFIQIMKVEEIAASKCWWPAVKQFHDSNIKFLLPHLVLCHQQKPRFTRRPNTFF encoded by the coding sequence ATGAAGGCCTTGGGCACACAACAAGAGTACAAGGTGGTGTGTCACTGCCTGCCCACCCCCAAATGCCACACACTGCCCCTCTACCACATGCAAATCTTTGCGCCTAATCATGTAGTCGCCAAGTTCCACTTCTGGTACTTCCTATCTCAATTAAAGAAGATGAAGAAGTCTTCAGGGGAGACTGTCAACTGTGGGCAGGTGTTTGAGAAGTACCCACTGTGGGTGAAGAACTTTGGCATCTGGCTGCGCTATGACTCCCGGAGCAGCACCCACAACATGTACAGGGAATACCGGGACCTAACCACCATGGGCGTTGTCACCCAGTGCTACCAAGACATGGGCACCCGGTACCGCGCCCGGGCCCACTTCATCCAGATCATGAAGGTGGAGGAGATTGCGGCCAGCAAGTGCTGGTGGCCAGCTGTCAAGCAATTCCACGACTCCAATATCAAGTTCCTGCTGCCCCACTTGGTGCTGTGCCATCAGCAGAAGCCACGCTTCACCAGGAGACCCAACACCTTCTTCTAG